The following proteins are co-located in the Solanum pennellii chromosome 8, SPENNV200 genome:
- the LOC107029092 gene encoding O-fucosyltransferase 29-like isoform X2, whose product MWHLMLNGILSESLKGIGSINWMEVIVYQLTFGNQAAVRERFSNGYLLIATSGGLNQQRTGITDAVVVARILNATLVVPELDHHSFWKDESDFSNIFDVGWFISYLAKDVTIVKRVPEKVMMSMEKPPYTMRVPRKSEPEYYLEQVLPILLRRKVLQLTKFDYRLASDLDEELQKLRCRVNYHALRFTKPIRNLGQKLVFRMRRMEERFIAVHLRFEPDMLAFSGCYYGGGDKERYELGEIRKRWATLPELSPDEERARGKCPLTPHEVGLMLRALGFNNDTYLYVASGEIYGGEKTLQPLRELFPNFYTKEMLAGEELQPFLPYSSRLAAIDYIVCDESDVFATNNNGNMAKILAGRRRYMGHKRTIRPNAKRLSALFMARDKMDWATFSRKVKSCQRGFLGEPEENKPGRGDFHEFPSTCICKRPFNLSNFTSKENKYQISRRNPTVSESRYTYLSNSSNLEQKSSQKFNEESLRDRHGSLIDEIDPDNPLSD is encoded by the exons ATGTGGCATCTGATGTTGAATGGTATTCTCAGCGAATCGTTAAAAGGAATTGGTTCTATAAACTG GATGGAAGTCATCGTTTATCAATTGACATTTGGAAATCAAG CTGCTGTGCGTGAGCGATTTTCCAACGGATATTTGCTTATTGCAACTAGTGGAGGTCTCAACCAACAAAGAACTGGC ATAACTGATGCTGTAGTTGTTGCACGGATTCTCAATGCCACTTTAGTTGTACCTGAATTAGATCATCATTCATTTTGGAAGGACGAAAG tgatttttcaaacatttttgaTGTTGGTTGGTTCATCTCTTACCTTGCAAAGGATGTCACAATTGTTAAAAGAGTTCCAGAGAAGGTCATGATGTCAATGGAAAAACCCCCATATACCATGCGAGTTCCTAGAAAATCGGAGCCTGAATATTACTTGGAGCAAGTTTTGCCCATACTCTTAAGAAGAAAG GTTCTTCAGTTGACAAAGTTTGACTATCGACTTGCTAGTGACCTTGATGAAGAGCTACAAAAATTGCGTTGCCGTGTGAATTATCATGCCTTAAGATTCACAAAACCCATTAGGAATCTTGGTCAGAAACTTGTATTCCGTATGCGGAGGATGGAAGAACGCTTCATTGCAGTTCACTTGAG GTTTGAACCTGATATGTTGGCATTCTCTGGGTGCTACTATGGTGGGGGCGACAAGGAAAGATATGAACTGGGTGAGATAAGAAAACGATGGGCTACTTTACCT GAGTTGAGCCCTGATGAAGAACGAGCACGAGGGAAATGCCCACTAACACCTCATGAAGTCGGGCTTATGCTGCGGGCTCTTGGCTTCAATAATGACACATATCTTTATGTTGCATCTGGTGAAATATATGGTGGAGAGAAAACTCTGCAGCCTCTAAGAGAGCTTTTCCCAAATTTTTATACTAAAGAGATGCTTGCTGGTGAAGAACTTCAACCCTTTCTCCCTTACTCTTCGCGTCTTGCTGCAATTGACTACATTGTATGTGATGAAAGTGATGTCTTTGCTACTAACAATAACGGGAACATGGCAAAGATCCTTGCTGGTAGAAG GAGGTACATGGGGCACAAGAGGACGATCAGACCAAATGCGAAAAGGCTCAGTGCATTGTTCATGGCACGGGATAAGATGGATTGGGCCACATTCTCTAGAAAAGTCAAATCATGCCAAAGAGGCTTCTTGGGAGAACCTGAGGAAAATAAACCAGGCCGTGGAGATTTCCATGAATTTCCATCGACATGTATCTGTAAGAGACCATTCAATTTGTCTAACTTCACAAGCAAAGAGAACAAATATCAGATTTCAAGAAGGAATCCGACTGTCTCGGAGTCAAGATATACCTACCTATCCAATAGCAGTAACCTGGAACAAAAGAGCTCTCAGAAATTCAATGAAGAGAGCTTGAGAGACAGGCATGGGTCTTTAATAGATGAGATTGACCCTGATAATCCTTTATCCGACTAA
- the LOC107029092 gene encoding O-fucosyltransferase 29-like isoform X1, which translates to MGLAKLWKYSGGLFSNLAAAVHHQHKQHFVFSCFQSPSYGASPSPPQSRRPISWTCICGFMLFALGLISLFTGHVASDVEWYSQRIVKRNWFYKLDGSHRLSIDIWKSRYSSFYYGCSERGPHFTERGPHFSSAVRERFSNGYLLIATSGGLNQQRTGITDAVVVARILNATLVVPELDHHSFWKDESDFSNIFDVGWFISYLAKDVTIVKRVPEKVMMSMEKPPYTMRVPRKSEPEYYLEQVLPILLRRKVLQLTKFDYRLASDLDEELQKLRCRVNYHALRFTKPIRNLGQKLVFRMRRMEERFIAVHLRFEPDMLAFSGCYYGGGDKERYELGEIRKRWATLPELSPDEERARGKCPLTPHEVGLMLRALGFNNDTYLYVASGEIYGGEKTLQPLRELFPNFYTKEMLAGEELQPFLPYSSRLAAIDYIVCDESDVFATNNNGNMAKILAGRRRYMGHKRTIRPNAKRLSALFMARDKMDWATFSRKVKSCQRGFLGEPEENKPGRGDFHEFPSTCICKRPFNLSNFTSKENKYQISRRNPTVSESRYTYLSNSSNLEQKSSQKFNEESLRDRHGSLIDEIDPDNPLSD; encoded by the exons ATGGGTTTGGCCAAACTGTGGAAATATAGTGGTGGGTTGTTTTCTAATCTGGCTGCGGCGGTGCATCATCAGCACAAGCAGCATTTTGTGTTTTCTTGTTTCCAGTCGCCGTCGTATGGGGCGTCGCCGTCGCCGCCGCAGTCGCGGAGGCCGATCTCATGGACATGTATTTGTGGATTTATGTTGTTTGCTTTGGGGTTGATTTCACTCTTTACTGGACATGTGGCATCTGATGTTGAATGGTATTCTCAGCGAATCGTTAAAAGGAATTGGTTCTATAAACTG GATGGAAGTCATCGTTTATCAATTGACATTTGGAAATCAAGGTATTCAAGTTTTTACTATGGATGCAGTGAGAGAGGCCCTCATTTTACTGAGAGAGGCCCTCATTTTTCTT CTGCTGTGCGTGAGCGATTTTCCAACGGATATTTGCTTATTGCAACTAGTGGAGGTCTCAACCAACAAAGAACTGGC ATAACTGATGCTGTAGTTGTTGCACGGATTCTCAATGCCACTTTAGTTGTACCTGAATTAGATCATCATTCATTTTGGAAGGACGAAAG tgatttttcaaacatttttgaTGTTGGTTGGTTCATCTCTTACCTTGCAAAGGATGTCACAATTGTTAAAAGAGTTCCAGAGAAGGTCATGATGTCAATGGAAAAACCCCCATATACCATGCGAGTTCCTAGAAAATCGGAGCCTGAATATTACTTGGAGCAAGTTTTGCCCATACTCTTAAGAAGAAAG GTTCTTCAGTTGACAAAGTTTGACTATCGACTTGCTAGTGACCTTGATGAAGAGCTACAAAAATTGCGTTGCCGTGTGAATTATCATGCCTTAAGATTCACAAAACCCATTAGGAATCTTGGTCAGAAACTTGTATTCCGTATGCGGAGGATGGAAGAACGCTTCATTGCAGTTCACTTGAG GTTTGAACCTGATATGTTGGCATTCTCTGGGTGCTACTATGGTGGGGGCGACAAGGAAAGATATGAACTGGGTGAGATAAGAAAACGATGGGCTACTTTACCT GAGTTGAGCCCTGATGAAGAACGAGCACGAGGGAAATGCCCACTAACACCTCATGAAGTCGGGCTTATGCTGCGGGCTCTTGGCTTCAATAATGACACATATCTTTATGTTGCATCTGGTGAAATATATGGTGGAGAGAAAACTCTGCAGCCTCTAAGAGAGCTTTTCCCAAATTTTTATACTAAAGAGATGCTTGCTGGTGAAGAACTTCAACCCTTTCTCCCTTACTCTTCGCGTCTTGCTGCAATTGACTACATTGTATGTGATGAAAGTGATGTCTTTGCTACTAACAATAACGGGAACATGGCAAAGATCCTTGCTGGTAGAAG GAGGTACATGGGGCACAAGAGGACGATCAGACCAAATGCGAAAAGGCTCAGTGCATTGTTCATGGCACGGGATAAGATGGATTGGGCCACATTCTCTAGAAAAGTCAAATCATGCCAAAGAGGCTTCTTGGGAGAACCTGAGGAAAATAAACCAGGCCGTGGAGATTTCCATGAATTTCCATCGACATGTATCTGTAAGAGACCATTCAATTTGTCTAACTTCACAAGCAAAGAGAACAAATATCAGATTTCAAGAAGGAATCCGACTGTCTCGGAGTCAAGATATACCTACCTATCCAATAGCAGTAACCTGGAACAAAAGAGCTCTCAGAAATTCAATGAAGAGAGCTTGAGAGACAGGCATGGGTCTTTAATAGATGAGATTGACCCTGATAATCCTTTATCCGACTAA